In Mangrovivirga cuniculi, the following proteins share a genomic window:
- a CDS encoding heparinase II/III domain-containing protein — protein sequence MKNTLYKYSELYPKLSLHPAKRSYARGKLFWQCLNDANWLVYTSQAYDCIYEWLSREDRAFLNKELFRPMADFLSIENPQFFNRIHNHSTWGNAAVGMIGLVMEDEDLIERALYGLKNLKSNKISEDNDGGTIYSENQRAGFLAQIDEAFSPDGYYTEGPYYQRYAMYPFLIFAQALSNTSDLKIFEYRDGVLLKAVYALINLTNGSGEFFPINDAQKGMSFHAHSVVAAVDMAYYQSKDPSLLSIAKEQNTVTLDINGFTVARDIDNNKYEPYIKPSIMLTDGPNGNSGAIGILRSYNNEEETSLLMKYGKHGMGHGHFDKLSFCYYVGREEVIQDYGAARWVNIKQKDGGGYLNENKSWAKQTIAHNTVTIDEKSQFKASVKTADLFSPDSFFFSSDNQKVQVMSAVDENSYPGTRLHRTMILLNDSVFSKPLLIDLFNVQSDTAHKVDLPFYYLGQLLEVNFQLSDQKSQILGDDYGFQHLRVEAKGKSPENNSAQLSWIKSNKIYTLTSYSDPDDELLLTQIGAHDSLFNLRRDPGFMIRRNNSKNTSFVNTLESHGNYSPVNERPVNAYGKVDNITIIQNTQDYIATTIQLIDNSRWLIAISLKDNNKSITHKIDYRNEKISWQGPVLVKKFSK from the coding sequence ATTAAAAACACGCTTTATAAGTATAGTGAGTTGTACCCAAAATTGTCTTTACATCCGGCTAAAAGATCATATGCCAGAGGTAAATTATTCTGGCAGTGTTTAAACGATGCAAACTGGCTGGTTTACACAAGTCAGGCCTATGATTGTATCTATGAATGGCTCTCAAGAGAAGATAGGGCATTTCTAAATAAAGAGTTGTTTCGACCTATGGCTGATTTTCTATCAATCGAAAACCCGCAATTCTTTAACCGAATACACAATCATAGTACGTGGGGAAATGCTGCCGTAGGCATGATCGGATTAGTAATGGAAGATGAGGATCTAATTGAAAGAGCTCTCTATGGATTAAAAAACTTAAAATCAAATAAAATAAGCGAGGATAATGATGGTGGAACAATATATTCAGAAAATCAAAGGGCTGGGTTTCTTGCTCAAATAGATGAAGCCTTTTCTCCTGACGGATATTATACTGAAGGCCCTTATTATCAGCGATATGCTATGTATCCGTTCTTGATTTTTGCTCAAGCTTTATCTAATACATCAGATTTAAAAATATTTGAATATAGAGATGGAGTACTATTAAAGGCTGTTTATGCGCTTATAAACCTTACTAATGGTAGTGGAGAGTTTTTCCCAATAAACGATGCGCAAAAAGGGATGTCTTTCCATGCCCATTCTGTGGTTGCTGCTGTGGATATGGCGTATTATCAAAGTAAAGACCCTTCCCTGTTATCGATAGCTAAGGAACAAAATACAGTCACATTAGATATAAATGGATTCACAGTAGCCAGAGATATCGATAATAACAAATATGAACCTTATATCAAGCCTAGCATTATGTTGACGGATGGCCCTAATGGTAATAGCGGTGCAATCGGGATTCTTAGAAGCTATAATAATGAAGAAGAAACTTCTTTATTAATGAAATATGGCAAGCATGGAATGGGACATGGCCACTTTGATAAGTTATCTTTCTGTTACTATGTAGGCCGGGAAGAAGTTATTCAGGATTATGGAGCCGCTAGATGGGTAAATATTAAACAAAAAGATGGCGGTGGATACCTAAATGAAAACAAATCGTGGGCAAAACAAACAATTGCACACAATACCGTCACAATAGATGAAAAAAGCCAGTTTAAGGCTTCTGTAAAAACAGCCGATTTATTTTCACCGGATTCTTTTTTCTTTAGTTCCGATAATCAGAAAGTTCAGGTCATGAGTGCTGTTGACGAAAACAGCTATCCCGGCACCAGGTTACATCGAACAATGATTTTATTAAATGATTCAGTTTTTTCAAAACCACTTTTAATAGACCTATTTAACGTACAGTCAGATACAGCTCATAAAGTAGACTTACCATTCTACTATCTAGGTCAGTTACTAGAAGTAAATTTTCAATTGTCAGATCAAAAATCACAAATATTAGGTGATGATTATGGATTTCAGCATCTAAGAGTAGAAGCAAAAGGAAAATCTCCCGAAAATAATTCAGCACAATTAAGCTGGATTAAAAGTAACAAGATATACACACTTACTTCTTATTCTGATCCAGATGATGAATTACTTCTCACTCAAATCGGTGCGCATGACTCGCTATTTAATCTAAGAAGAGATCCGGGATTTATGATTAGAAGAAATAATAGTAAAAACACATCATTTGTAAATACCCTTGAAAGTCATGGCAATTATTCACCGGTAAACGAACGACCTGTTAATGCTTATGGTAAGGTAGATAACATTACCATCATACAAAACACACAAGATTACATCGCAACTACAATTCAACTAATAGATAATAGCCGATGGCTTATTGCAATTTCACTAAAGGATAACAATAAAAGCATAACACATAAAATAGATTACCGGAACGAAAAAATAAGTTGGCAAGGTCCGGTGTTGGTAAAGAAATTTTCAAAGTAA
- a CDS encoding cupin domain-containing protein, with product MKNSKEFLFGKEIEWEEMAPGVKRQILGYDDKILMARVIFEKGGVGSLHKHHHSQATYVVSGKFELQVENEKKILSEGDGFYIPPNAMHGAVCLEEGELIDVFSPIREDFFTN from the coding sequence ATGAAAAATAGCAAAGAATTTTTATTTGGGAAAGAGATTGAATGGGAGGAAATGGCTCCCGGAGTTAAAAGGCAGATTTTAGGTTATGATGATAAAATTTTAATGGCCAGGGTAATATTTGAAAAAGGTGGAGTGGGCAGTCTGCATAAACATCATCATAGTCAGGCTACCTATGTAGTTAGTGGGAAATTCGAATTACAGGTAGAAAACGAAAAAAAAATACTATCCGAAGGTGATGGGTTCTACATCCCTCCGAATGCAATGCATGGGGCTGTTTGCCTTGAAGAAGGAGAACTAATCGATGTATTTAGCCCGATAAGGGAGGACTTTTTCACTAATTAG
- a CDS encoding MFS transporter, producing MKIKGLRWWIIGLICLATIINYIDRTALSIMWPSISKDLDMGKNQYALILNIFMIAYAIGQTVSGKIFDAIGTRLGFVFSIGVWGIATILHSLARGIVSFSFFRVLLGIGEAGNWPGAVKSNAEWFPVKERAIAQGIFNTGAALGSVIAPPLIALLWAAFGWEITFVVVGAIGLIWIIPWLIINKKVPKKHPWITEEEKAYILSGRQSETEEDNKKGLSIRKILSYKESWSVLISRFFIEPIWWLFVGWMPIYLAETYGFNVKEIGFFAWVPYVGAALGSLSGGYFAGKLMQKGATVDAARKRTILIGGAIMFFGLITTILFADTPLKFVLIVAAVLFGFQFVISNIQTIPSDLFSGKSVGSLAGLGGTIGVFSVIIMNFLVPVISKISYIPIFIMIAVFVPLGVISIYILAPKIKPLD from the coding sequence ATGAAAATTAAAGGATTACGATGGTGGATTATAGGGTTAATTTGTCTGGCTACTATAATAAACTATATAGACCGAACGGCATTGAGTATTATGTGGCCGAGTATTTCTAAGGATCTCGACATGGGTAAAAATCAATATGCATTGATCCTCAATATTTTCATGATTGCTTATGCTATAGGACAAACCGTATCAGGTAAAATATTTGATGCTATTGGAACAAGGTTGGGTTTTGTTTTTTCAATAGGTGTTTGGGGAATAGCCACTATTCTCCATTCGCTTGCTCGGGGTATTGTTAGCTTTTCTTTTTTCAGAGTTTTATTGGGAATTGGTGAAGCTGGCAATTGGCCCGGTGCTGTAAAAAGTAATGCAGAATGGTTTCCGGTTAAAGAAAGGGCTATAGCCCAGGGTATTTTTAATACTGGTGCTGCTCTGGGGTCTGTAATTGCTCCTCCCTTGATTGCATTATTATGGGCTGCATTTGGTTGGGAAATAACGTTTGTTGTAGTAGGAGCTATAGGCTTGATATGGATCATACCTTGGTTGATTATTAATAAAAAAGTACCAAAAAAGCATCCATGGATTACCGAAGAAGAAAAAGCATACATTTTAAGTGGAAGACAATCTGAAACTGAAGAGGATAATAAAAAGGGGTTATCAATTAGAAAGATACTTTCCTATAAGGAGTCATGGTCGGTTCTTATTTCTCGATTCTTTATTGAGCCAATCTGGTGGCTATTTGTTGGCTGGATGCCAATATACCTCGCAGAAACTTATGGTTTTAATGTAAAGGAAATTGGTTTTTTTGCATGGGTACCCTATGTAGGAGCCGCTTTAGGTTCATTATCCGGAGGATATTTTGCAGGAAAATTGATGCAAAAAGGAGCTACTGTTGATGCTGCCAGAAAACGTACAATTTTAATTGGTGGCGCAATCATGTTTTTTGGATTGATTACTACTATTCTGTTTGCAGATACTCCATTGAAATTTGTATTAATTGTGGCTGCAGTTTTATTCGGTTTCCAATTTGTAATCAGCAATATACAAACAATCCCAAGTGACCTGTTTAGCGGTAAATCAGTAGGATCTTTAGCCGGCTTAGGTGGCACTATTGGTGTCTTTTCAGTTATAATCATGAATTTTTTAGTACCGGTAATATCAAAAATATCATACATACCAATTTTTATTATGATAGCCGTATTTGTGCCTTTGGGTGTAATATCCATTTATATACTGGCACCAAAGATTAAACCATTGGATTAA
- a CDS encoding SDR family NAD(P)-dependent oxidoreductase, protein MMLENKVAIVTGGARDIGKAVSKKLAAEGAKVVINYFNNEDQAEETLSEILKDGGVATIVQGDMTKKADVDVVVQHAQDTYGHDIDILVNVAGGLVSRKTLDEMDENFFNTVIQLNLNSVFLVTQAVVPFMPKGSSIVNFSSQAARDGGGPGASAYATAKGAVMTFTRSLAKELGPRNIRVNALCPGMIATTFHDVFTKDAVREKVANGTPLRREGEAEEVANLVACLASYETSFVTGANLDINGGLAFS, encoded by the coding sequence ATGATGTTAGAAAACAAAGTAGCAATCGTAACAGGAGGCGCACGTGATATTGGAAAAGCAGTCTCAAAGAAATTAGCAGCTGAGGGCGCTAAAGTAGTGATAAACTACTTTAACAATGAAGACCAGGCTGAAGAAACACTTAGCGAAATCTTAAAAGATGGAGGTGTAGCAACCATTGTACAGGGCGATATGACTAAAAAAGCCGATGTGGATGTAGTTGTACAACATGCTCAGGACACTTATGGACATGATATCGACATCCTTGTTAATGTAGCCGGTGGTTTGGTATCCAGAAAAACTTTAGATGAAATGGATGAGAACTTCTTTAACACCGTCATTCAATTGAATTTGAATTCAGTCTTTCTAGTGACACAGGCTGTGGTACCTTTTATGCCAAAAGGAAGTTCAATTGTTAACTTCTCATCACAAGCAGCGAGAGATGGTGGAGGCCCAGGAGCTTCAGCTTATGCTACTGCCAAAGGTGCAGTAATGACTTTCACAAGATCATTGGCTAAAGAATTAGGGCCAAGAAACATAAGGGTCAATGCATTATGTCCAGGAATGATTGCAACAACTTTCCACGATGTATTTACTAAAGATGCGGTAAGAGAAAAAGTAGCTAATGGCACTCCACTAAGAAGAGAAGGAGAAGCTGAAGAAGTAGCTAATCTTGTTGCTTGCCTGGCATCTTACGAAACATCATTTGTTACTGGCGCAAACCTTGATATCAACGGAGGACTGGCATTTTCTTAA
- a CDS encoding chondroitinase-B domain-containing protein: protein MNRSIICYLIFLTFIFSCENIPEKNEQIVTNQAELAEVINVLKPGDVIVLAKGTWKDLELNIKGFGTSDNPIIVKGEVPGEVFIEGKSFLKLGGEYIIVRDLIYRNGYTPVNSVIDFKIDKDQVANNCRVTNCVILNYNQLQRNLSDHWVEFSGRNNRLDHCYLSGKTNDGPTIRIRLAGNQNILNHHKIDNNHFGPRPRKGGPHGETIQIGSSSTSMSPSYTSVSNNLFERCNGEVEVISNKANFNEFRNNIFNKCEGSLVMRHGNYCRIDGNMFIGDTISNVYGGIRIVNTGHWVTNNYFYQLKGNDFRAPLSVMNGIPKSPLNRYNQVTDLTVAYNSWVECENPMQFGVGVNLDQKEVLPASEIRSARPIRTVVANNLVYNENGTSPVIAYDQIDGVSFFKNFINKLSDDTLNIKGFNEEKIIKTQLENEVYNIQTKNEFKPYQGFDFNSIEKDLFGNPRNKTTYLGAIAPSAKPKSLLSDSLYGPSWFSINENIEHQTFQASQSKLLKTLQKAKNGDVIELTDSIYVILNPLKINKQVTLKPVGNLKHVTIKYNGTPNTPLFELLPYGNLKLKNIHLVGNKELLAFSPKEKAMSGHYNLSVNESKISNFKYVLKGYKNSFADSINFTETIIIDCKNGIELSAEKDNTGDYNAEFVTIIASEFINVKKMLSITTVADMMSLLSVET, encoded by the coding sequence ATGAATAGATCAATTATTTGTTACCTGATTTTTTTGACATTCATTTTCTCATGTGAAAATATTCCTGAGAAAAATGAACAAATAGTTACTAATCAAGCTGAGTTGGCTGAGGTTATAAATGTTCTCAAACCTGGTGATGTCATCGTTTTAGCAAAAGGGACCTGGAAGGATCTGGAGTTGAATATTAAAGGATTCGGAACTTCTGATAATCCCATAATAGTTAAAGGAGAGGTCCCTGGAGAAGTTTTTATCGAAGGAAAATCATTCCTGAAGCTTGGCGGTGAATATATCATTGTTAGGGACTTAATATACCGGAATGGATATACTCCAGTTAACTCAGTTATCGATTTCAAAATTGATAAAGACCAGGTAGCAAATAATTGTAGAGTTACTAATTGCGTGATTCTAAATTATAATCAATTACAACGTAACCTCTCTGATCATTGGGTTGAATTTAGTGGTAGAAACAACAGACTTGATCATTGTTATCTATCGGGAAAAACAAACGATGGTCCAACCATTAGAATTAGATTAGCTGGTAATCAAAACATATTAAATCACCATAAAATTGACAATAATCATTTTGGCCCTAGGCCCAGAAAGGGTGGACCTCATGGTGAAACAATCCAGATCGGGAGCAGTAGCACTTCTATGTCTCCATCATATACAAGTGTATCAAATAATCTTTTTGAACGATGCAATGGCGAAGTAGAGGTAATCTCCAATAAGGCGAATTTTAATGAGTTTAGAAATAATATTTTCAACAAGTGTGAAGGTTCTCTGGTAATGCGTCATGGAAACTACTGCCGAATCGATGGAAATATGTTCATTGGAGATACTATTTCAAATGTTTATGGAGGTATTCGTATTGTAAATACTGGGCATTGGGTTACAAACAATTATTTTTACCAGTTGAAGGGTAATGATTTTCGGGCCCCATTATCTGTTATGAATGGAATTCCGAAATCTCCCTTAAACCGATACAATCAGGTAACAGATCTTACAGTAGCGTACAATTCCTGGGTAGAATGTGAAAACCCAATGCAATTTGGTGTCGGAGTCAATCTCGATCAAAAAGAGGTTTTGCCAGCTTCAGAAATCCGCTCGGCAAGACCTATAAGAACTGTCGTCGCAAATAACTTGGTTTATAATGAAAACGGGACATCCCCTGTTATCGCTTATGATCAAATTGATGGTGTTTCATTCTTTAAAAATTTCATCAATAAGTTATCAGATGATACTTTGAATATTAAGGGATTTAATGAAGAAAAAATAATCAAGACCCAGTTAGAAAATGAGGTTTATAATATTCAAACCAAAAATGAATTCAAGCCTTACCAGGGTTTTGATTTTAACTCTATAGAAAAGGACTTATTTGGAAATCCCAGAAATAAAACCACATACTTAGGTGCAATAGCACCATCAGCAAAACCAAAAAGTCTTCTTTCAGATTCACTGTATGGTCCATCATGGTTTAGTATCAATGAAAATATTGAACATCAAACATTTCAGGCTTCCCAAAGTAAATTATTAAAGACTCTTCAAAAAGCTAAAAACGGAGATGTAATTGAGCTTACAGATTCTATTTATGTGATTCTCAACCCCTTGAAAATCAATAAACAAGTCACCTTAAAACCCGTAGGAAATTTAAAACATGTAACTATCAAGTATAATGGAACACCTAATACACCATTATTCGAATTGTTACCCTATGGAAATCTAAAATTAAAGAATATTCATTTAGTCGGGAATAAAGAATTATTAGCTTTTTCTCCAAAAGAGAAAGCAATGTCAGGGCATTATAACCTATCTGTTAATGAAAGTAAGATTTCGAATTTCAAATATGTATTAAAAGGGTATAAAAATTCATTTGCAGACAGTATTAATTTCACAGAAACCATTATCATTGATTGTAAAAATGGCATTGAGCTATCTGCTGAAAAAGATAATACCGGAGATTATAACGCTGAATTTGTTACAATTATAGCCTCCGAATTTATAAATGTTAAAAAGATGTTATCAATTACTACCGTGGCGGATATGATGAGTCTACTATCGGTGGAAACCTAA
- a CDS encoding sugar kinase, translated as MNKIVTFGEIMMRLGTPGNTRFEQSNSFDATFGGGEANVSVSLSHFGLESMHITRFPDNAIGHAATNFLRSNKVDVSGIQYGGERIGLYFLETGGSVRPSKIIYDRKNSAFDEIQPGTIDWDSILDGATWFHWTGISPAISKGAAVCCKEAIDAAHQKGITVSGDLNYRKNLWRYGKTPQEVMPDLISKCDLLIASPWDAENIMGITTDNPDNEKEEILVYSKIMKQFPKVKKIINTKRTTISSNHNLLIGQLFDGKNIIKSKQYEINPIVDRIGGGDAFVSGYIYGNLILKNNQEAIEFAVAASVLKHTIEGDVNITNVEEVNNLIKGNTGKLIR; from the coding sequence ATGAATAAAATTGTCACCTTTGGAGAAATTATGATGCGTCTGGGCACTCCCGGAAATACCAGGTTTGAACAAAGTAATAGTTTCGATGCAACTTTTGGTGGTGGAGAAGCAAATGTATCAGTATCCTTATCACATTTCGGATTGGAAAGTATGCACATTACAAGGTTTCCTGATAACGCTATCGGTCATGCTGCGACAAATTTTCTCAGGTCGAATAAAGTAGATGTTAGTGGAATCCAATACGGAGGTGAAAGAATAGGACTATATTTTCTTGAAACAGGAGGTAGCGTCAGACCAAGTAAAATAATTTATGATCGTAAAAATTCAGCCTTCGATGAAATCCAACCAGGAACGATTGATTGGGATAGTATTCTGGATGGTGCAACCTGGTTTCACTGGACCGGTATTTCTCCTGCAATTTCAAAAGGAGCCGCCGTATGTTGTAAAGAAGCAATTGACGCTGCTCATCAAAAGGGCATAACAGTTTCCGGAGATTTGAATTATAGGAAAAACCTCTGGCGATACGGTAAAACACCTCAAGAAGTTATGCCAGACTTAATATCTAAATGTGATTTACTAATTGCCAGTCCATGGGATGCAGAAAATATAATGGGTATAACGACCGATAACCCTGACAATGAAAAAGAAGAAATTTTGGTCTACTCGAAAATAATGAAACAATTTCCTAAAGTGAAAAAAATCATAAATACCAAACGAACAACAATTAGTTCAAACCATAATCTACTAATAGGTCAATTATTTGATGGTAAAAACATCATTAAATCAAAACAATATGAAATCAACCCAATTGTCGATCGAATTGGCGGCGGAGACGCATTTGTTTCGGGTTATATATATGGAAATTTAATACTAAAAAATAATCAGGAAGCAATTGAATTTGCAGTTGCCGCCTCCGTCTTAAAGCATACCATTGAAGGCGATGTAAATATCACAAATGTCGAAGAAGTTAATAATCTTATTAAAGGAAACACAGGTAAATTAATCAGGTAG
- a CDS encoding bifunctional 4-hydroxy-2-oxoglutarate aldolase/2-dehydro-3-deoxy-phosphogluconate aldolase, producing MARYNRIEVIEQMKVTGIVPVFHHHDINICKKVIDACYKGGIRVFEFTNRGEGAFRIYDELNQYISKNLPDLILGIGSIIDAPTAALYLSAGANFIVSPIFNPEIAKICNRQKIAWVPGCGSLTEINNAEEMGADLIKIFPARQVGGPEFIKAVKGPCPWTNIMPTGGVNPNESDLKDWFSAGAHCVGMGSKLITSDIINNSNYDDLTHSVRIIIDNIKLLTQ from the coding sequence ATGGCAAGATACAATAGAATTGAAGTTATCGAACAAATGAAAGTCACTGGCATAGTACCGGTATTTCATCATCATGATATTAATATATGTAAAAAGGTAATTGACGCATGCTATAAAGGAGGCATCAGAGTCTTCGAATTCACAAATCGTGGTGAAGGCGCATTTCGAATATATGATGAGTTAAACCAGTATATTAGTAAAAACCTTCCAGATTTAATTTTGGGCATCGGATCCATTATTGATGCTCCAACTGCTGCATTGTATCTTTCAGCTGGTGCAAACTTTATCGTTTCTCCAATTTTTAATCCTGAAATTGCTAAAATATGTAACAGACAAAAAATTGCCTGGGTCCCTGGGTGTGGGTCTCTTACGGAAATCAACAATGCTGAAGAAATGGGTGCTGACCTGATTAAAATATTCCCGGCTCGACAAGTTGGTGGTCCGGAATTTATTAAAGCCGTAAAAGGCCCTTGTCCATGGACTAATATAATGCCAACCGGCGGAGTCAACCCCAATGAATCTGATTTAAAAGATTGGTTTTCAGCAGGAGCACACTGTGTAGGTATGGGTTCAAAATTGATTACAAGTGATATTATTAATAATAGTAATTATGATGATCTGACACACAGTGTTCGAATTATTATTGATAATATAAAATTGTTAACGCAATAA
- a CDS encoding radical SAM protein produces the protein MRDFNHIESLYWVFTQLCNDKCDHCYNNSGPHGTRISEEECLQVIDNMPEKIDRLILSGGEPLAEKKKLYLILDKIKEKYGDDTQVMLQTNGDLLTKEILQTLIEKGITRFDIASIDRYHKHQGNRLMELSEIFESCGVSGDDKDPLIDKENYLKKEQVTWGYWGANEDMWLGGNWARGRALQKNIWKKDPEHNFCGVLSGGIGFLNGGDDIPQEISIQLWAINPCCPGTVDAMGDARKEKVSNVLKRVAGHPVFEMIDKGDPFKMGESIGITEEHARKRCGELKNVCLWCDEFFKQHFDMKKMGKK, from the coding sequence ATGAGAGATTTTAATCATATAGAGTCTTTATACTGGGTTTTTACTCAATTGTGTAATGATAAATGTGATCATTGTTATAATAATAGTGGTCCACATGGTACCAGGATTTCTGAAGAAGAATGCCTGCAGGTGATAGATAATATGCCTGAGAAGATAGATCGGTTAATTCTTTCAGGAGGGGAACCACTTGCAGAGAAAAAGAAATTGTATTTGATTCTCGATAAGATCAAAGAAAAATATGGCGATGATACCCAGGTAATGCTCCAAACAAATGGAGACCTGTTAACCAAAGAAATACTTCAGACCTTAATCGAGAAAGGAATAACGCGCTTTGACATAGCCAGTATAGATCGATATCATAAACACCAGGGGAATCGGTTGATGGAGCTTTCTGAAATCTTTGAAAGTTGCGGAGTAAGTGGAGACGATAAAGACCCATTAATAGACAAGGAAAATTATCTGAAAAAGGAACAAGTTACCTGGGGATATTGGGGTGCTAATGAAGATATGTGGCTCGGTGGAAACTGGGCGAGAGGCAGAGCCTTACAAAAGAACATCTGGAAAAAAGATCCTGAGCATAACTTTTGTGGAGTGTTGAGTGGGGGAATTGGCTTTTTAAATGGTGGAGATGATATCCCTCAGGAAATCAGCATTCAACTGTGGGCGATAAATCCATGTTGTCCCGGTACAGTAGATGCTATGGGTGATGCCAGGAAAGAAAAAGTTAGTAATGTTTTAAAAAGAGTTGCTGGTCATCCGGTGTTCGAAATGATAGATAAAGGAGATCCCTTCAAAATGGGAGAGTCAATTGGAATTACTGAAGAGCATGCGAGAAAAAGGTGTGGTGAATTAAAAAACGTTTGTCTGTGGTGTGACGAGTTTTTTAAGCAGCATTTTGATATGAAAAAGATGGGTAAAAAATAG
- a CDS encoding ATP-binding cassette domain-containing protein: MLQVTNISKKYSEVEVLKNISFDLQLNKTLSVLGKSGGGKTTLLKIIAGLSRQDSGEIVFDNINISNQEPELRKVVYLYQEPLLFPHLTVRGNLEFPLRLNKTISKEEVRRKAEEMAEELGIADQLDKHTGQLSGGQKQRVNFGRALLASPRLLLLDEPFGNLDAQTRSEMQTFYKKIAVEHQITSIFVTHDLKEALLMGDRYGLLKKGALKEYSSVSEMQEDSVTGLQNEINFWKELESK; this comes from the coding sequence GGTATTAAAAAATATCTCTTTTGATCTGCAATTAAATAAAACTTTAAGCGTCCTTGGGAAATCAGGAGGAGGGAAGACTACATTGTTGAAAATTATCGCTGGTCTTTCGAGGCAGGATAGTGGTGAAATCGTGTTTGATAATATTAATATAAGTAATCAGGAGCCTGAACTGCGGAAAGTAGTTTATTTATACCAGGAGCCATTACTTTTTCCTCATTTGACCGTAAGAGGGAATCTGGAGTTTCCTTTAAGGTTAAATAAAACAATATCTAAAGAAGAAGTCAGGAGGAAAGCTGAGGAAATGGCTGAAGAGCTTGGGATTGCAGATCAGTTGGATAAGCACACCGGTCAACTTTCGGGAGGCCAGAAACAACGAGTGAATTTTGGTCGTGCATTGCTGGCAAGTCCCCGGTTGCTATTGCTTGATGAGCCATTTGGAAATCTTGATGCCCAAACAAGGTCAGAGATGCAGACGTTTTATAAAAAGATAGCTGTTGAGCATCAGATTACTTCGATTTTCGTTACCCATGATTTAAAAGAAGCTCTTTTGATGGGTGATCGTTATGGTCTATTAAAAAAAGGAGCGTTAAAGGAGTATTCTTCGGTATCAGAGATGCAAGAAGATTCGGTAACGGGGTTACAGAATGAAATTAATTTTTGGAAGGAACTTGAATCAAAATGA